AGAATAGTCCCGGCCTTTTCCCAAAAGCCCGACAAAGCCGCGCACCGTGGAAGCGCTTGTAAAGGTGACATAATCCGCTTCCCCCGCATCCAGCGCCTCGCGCACCGGCGCGGCGTCGACATGTTCCGCGAACGTGTCGTAGACCGGCATATCGTCGTACGGGACGCCGGCGCGGTCCAGCGCCGCCGTCAGGTCCGGCGTCCCGGCGCGGGCGCGGGCGAGCAGGATCCGGTCGTTTTCCCCCGCAAGCCGCGCAAGGCCCTCGCCCAAAGCGGCGGCGCAGAATTTCTGCGGGACAAAATCCGCGAACAGGCCGTTTTCCTCCAGCCTGCGGGCGGTCGCGGAGCCGATGGCGGCGAGGCGGACGCCGCCGAGCTTCCTGATATCCATTTTTGCTTTTTTCATCTGCTGTAAAAAGCATTCGACACCGAACGGGCTGGTAAACGCGGCCCAGGCGTACCGGGAAATCCCGGCAAGCGCATGCGAAAGCGCGGGATTCGGGTCGATCGCCTGCGTGCGGATGCACGGGAAACGGATCACCTCCGCCCCCTCGCCGCGCAGCATGCGGACCAGCTCATCCGACCGCCCGTGCGGGCGCGTCACGATGATTTTCGTCCCGCCGAGCGGCCGCTTTTCCGCCCAGCCGAATTCCATTTTGCACACCCGGCCCACCACCAGAATCGCGGGGGGAATCAGCCCGGCCTCCCTCACCTTTTCCGGCAGGGAAGCGACCGGGGAGACCACCTTTCTCTGTTTTGCCATGGTGCCGCGCTCCAGAACGGCGGCGGGCGTGGCCGGGTCCATCCCCGCTTTCAGAAGGCCGCCGCAGATATCCCCCAGCGCACCGAGTCCCATCAGGAAAATCAGGGTCCCTTTCAGCCGCACCAGCGCGTCATAATCCAGATCCGGTTTTTCCCCGGCTTTGCGGCGGCCCGTCAGGATGTGCACGGACGACGCAAAATCCCGGTGCGTCACGGGGATTCCCGCATAGGCGGGGACCGCGAACGCGGACGTGACGCCCGGCACGATCTCGAACGGGATCCCGTGCTCCGAAAGCGCCTCGAGTTCTTCTCCGCCGCGCCCGAACAGAAGCGGATCCCCGCCCTTCAGGCGGACCACCGTGTTCCCGCACAGCGCCTCCCGGAGCAGGGCCCGGTTGATTTCCTCCTGCGGCACGGAATGTCCGCCCGCCCGTTTTCCCGCGTGGATCACGCGCGTTTCCGGCGGGATTTCCGAAAGGATTCCCGGGCCGACCAGCGCGTCGCACACGACGACGTCGGCGCTTTCCAAAACTTCTTTCCCCCGCACCGTCAGAAGGCCGGCATCCCCCGGGCCGGCGCCGACCAGATACAC
This window of the Ruminococcaceae bacterium BL-6 genome carries:
- the hemD gene encoding Uroporphyrinogen-III C-methyltransferase / Uroporphyrinogen-III synthase → MSCGKVYLVGAGPGDAGLLTVRGKEVLESADVVVCDALVGPGILSEIPPETRVIHAGKRAGGHSVPQEEINRALLREALCGNTVVRLKGGDPLLFGRGGEELEALSEHGIPFEIVPGVTSAFAVPAYAGIPVTHRDFASSVHILTGRRKAGEKPDLDYDALVRLKGTLIFLMGLGALGDICGGLLKAGMDPATPAAVLERGTMAKQRKVVSPVASLPEKVREAGLIPPAILVVGRVCKMEFGWAEKRPLGGTKIIVTRPHGRSDELVRMLRGEGAEVIRFPCIRTQAIDPNPALSHALAGISRYAWAAFTSPFGVECFLQQMKKAKMDIRKLGGVRLAAIGSATARRLEENGLFADFVPQKFCAAALGEGLARLAGENDRILLARARAGTPDLTAALDRAGVPYDDMPVYDTFAEHVDAAPVREALDAGEADYVTFTSASTVRGFVGLLGKGRDYSSVCAVCIGPATEKEAKRFFLKTIVAEQASARSMAERMMEQEGKRKNGSVGKTETSS